TCCTTGAGCATCGACCATCGCGACCTGGCGAATCGCACTCGCGCCGTCGCTCGCGACGAGACCGGCCAGCGCATCGGGCGCGCTCTTCCCTGCGCGCATCAGATCGAGCCCGAGCTTGCCGTACGAAGGCTCAGCCAGCGCCTGCGTCGCAACCGCACCGACGCCGGCCTCGGCCCACGTAACGACAGAGCCGACGGCAAAATAGTGCGACTCGACCGCGACGCCCATCTCACCCGAAGCGGCATCGCGCGCAACAATCGAGTAGGTATGCGCGAGTGGTGCATGCTTTAGATAGGAATCCATGTTCGGCTGCTCCCTGCGATTTGATAGCGTTTTCCCGTAGCGATAGCGACGGAGACATTTCCGGGCATCTCGACTTGCGCGGACATCAAATCGATAACTGCTTGTTGACACCTCTGAAAGCGCGAGCCTCCCCCAAGCCCGTTGGAGCCTTCGCGTGACGCCGATTCGCCGATGAGGTAAAACCCGGAGCGCATGAGAAAAGCGCTCCTCCTGGCAACTCTCGCCGTTCTTGCTCTCGTCTCCGCCGCGTCAGCCGCAGACAGAATGCGGCTGGTGAGTATCCCGCTCGATATGCCGGAAAGTGACGAGGTTGCTCTCGACCAGCAGTTTCTCGAAGGGCTCTACAATGGCGATTACGGCAAGAGCATGCCGCGCAACTTCGGCGGCTATCTTGGCAACAACGTCAAGTCGAGCGGCCTCGAGGAGTCGCCCTTCTATCATATCGATACGACGCTAAAGGACGGCCGCACGCTACAGCTCTGGTTTTCGAGCGAAAAGGACGGACGGCGGACCTTCGGCGTGTGGATGGAGACGCCGTGGTCGAACAAGCCGCCGACGAAGCCCTATGCCGCGGCGCGCAAAGAACTCGAATCCGCATACGGGCAACCGGATCTGGACTTCAGCCCGCCAAGTCTGGCCGGTCAGCACATCACGATATTCGTCGATCGGATGGCGCCGAATTACCAGGCGGTCATGGCGGCACTGCCGAAGGCGAGCCAGATATCCTCGAAAGACGCGGAGTCCTTTTGGCACTGCGATTTGCGCACGCTGGCGAGGATTCTCGGTGCGAACTTCCGCGGCGCAATCGTGATCCAGACCGAGCAGAAGGGCAAGCTCGGCGGAGAGACCGCCGAACTTCTCGATCTCGTCCGCGCGCGCACGGTCTTCAATCTTGACGACATCAAGTAGGTACTTGCTCCAGCGGGCCGCGGTAGAGTGCGGACCATAGCGACACGACGCCGGCGGCGCTGCCGCTCCAGAAGGTTATCCAGTAGGCGGATTCGGCCGAGCGCGCGGCCAATCCCGAAGCGAACGTGATCGTGACTATTGCTCCTGACACGAGCGCCGTCGCTCCAGGCCATTTGAGGTAGTCAATGCGCCACGCGAGGACGCCGAGCACAACCAGCAGCGCGCCGGCAACCAGCAGCACTACACCGTGGGATTCGATCGCCGCGCTATCCAGCACTACGGTGCAGACGAGGCCCAATCCGATCAGCGTGCTGAGCAGATTCGGAATCATGAGATTCGCTCCCTTCGCTATGAACTCTGGCCAGGTAGCGCCATGTGACCGGCGGAATCGCGACGTATACCACCGCGCTCGCCGCGACCAGCACTTTCCATCCGGGATGCAGCGGCGTGACGACAACGATTGCGAGTGCGACTGCACACATCACCGCCCCGGTCACACCGCTCGCGGCATTCAACGACGAACTCTCCCTAAGACGCGCAACGCAATAGAGCAAGCCGTAAAGGCCCGCCGCGATCACGAGCGCGCCGAGCATCAGTGCGGTCTCGACCATCGCTGACGGATTCATGAGCCGGCCGCCGCCATCGTTTGGCGCGATTCGACGCGCTCGCGCTTTGGGACCGCGATCAGATCGTAGGCGAGAATCGCGAAGCCCGCGGCGAAGACGAGGCCGAATGCGAGCCGCGCCCACATGCTCTCGTTAAACCACGGCCGGCCCTCCATCGAGAGGAACGCGTTCCACGTCGAGCCGCCGATCGCACGCTCGTAAAACGCCTGATCGATTCCCGCGACGAGAAGCGCACCAGCCATCCCGAGCATCCCCGTGTTGAGCAGCGCGAACGACCATTTCCACACACGGCCGTCGAGCGCGACGGATCCGCGACTCTCGCCAATCGCGAGATACAGCACCGAAATAACGCCGCATCCGTACGCGCCCCAGAAGGCGAAGTGCCCATGCGAGGCGGTCCACTGCGTGCCGTGCGAATACAGGTTGATTTGGGGCAGCGTCATCATGAAGCCCCATACGCCGGCACCGAGAAAATTGCCGAAGGCCTCGGCCAGCGTCCAATAGAACGCGGGCCGATTCGCGGCCTCCAGATGCCGCTCGCCGGCGTCATACACGGCGTGCACGACCATCCCAAGGAGCGGCAGCGGTTCGAGCGCCGAGAAGAATCCGCCGATCGCGAACCAGTAGCGGGGCGTGCCGATCCAGAAATAATGGTGTCCGAGGCCGAGGATTCCGGTGCCGAGCACCAGCGCGACTTCGACGTAGAGCCAGCTCTCGACCACGCGCCGCGCCGCGCCCACCAGATGGATCAGCGTCCAGGCCATGATGCATCCGATCAGAACCTCCCACGTCGCTTCGACCCACAGGTGCACCAGCCACCACCACCAGAACAGGTCGACCGACATGTTGCTCATTTCCGGGAATGCATCGAGATAGAGCACGACGAGCGGCACGAGGTCGGCGATCAGCACGCTGATGATTCCCGTCGAGCGGCGCGCCGCGACCGTCGTCGCAATCACGTTGTAGGCAAACACTACTGCCACAATGGCGATACCAATTGCGGCCCAGCGCGGCGCTTCGACGTACTTGCGGCCCTGGTTGATGAACCACATGCTCAGCTCATTGGCCCCGCCATATTGAACCGTGATGAATACGGCGACGACGACCGCGACCGCGGCGCAAAACTCCCAGAAGAGGATTTCGGCAAGTCCAATACCCTCGACCTCGCGCTCGAGTTCCTGCGGCAGAAACCAGTAGATCGCGCCGATGAAGCCCATCAGCATCCAGATGACGAGTCCGTCGATATGCACGATCTTGGCGGTGCTGAAGTTAAAGACGTTGAGCAGGAATCCCGGTAATACGTAGTAGATGGCCGAGAGCAGGCCAAAGGCGATCATCGCGCCGAACATCACCATCGATGCCGTCAGATATTTAAGGCCCAGCCGCTGCGCTCGATACATCGCCCGCCTCCTATTGCGCCGCCGCCGCGCCGAAGCGGTCCGGGAATCCGTTGCTGTCAACCGAAGACATCCACTTGAGATAAGCGACGACCGTCTCCGCCTCGTCACGCTGGATATGCAGATCGGGCATCGGTCGGGAGCCGAGGCGGAGCGGCTTCATGAGGAATCGCGCCAGATGCTCGGCGCGCTTGGGCCCCGGATATCGCGCCCAGATCGGATCCATCCACGCCCGAGTCAAATCAGGAGCGTAATACGCGCCGTTGCCGAAGAAGGTGTGGCAATCGATGCAGGCGCGGCTCTGAATCACCAGCTTGCCCTTGGCGATCGCGGCCGCGGCCTCGTCGGCACTGTAGTTGTGATCGAAGATCAGCTCTTCGGCGCCGATCTTTGGAGCATACTCGCCGCGGGCCGGATCGTATTCGTAGGTGACAGCGCGATTGATTACTTCGTAGGCGGGAACGTGCCGCCCGCCGGGCGTGATTTGCCTCAGGGTGTCGATCGTGAGGGCCGCGAGCACGGCGCTCATGAAGATCGTCGTCGCAATCGCTCCCGCCCGCCAGAAACGCGGATCCTGCGTGTACATCCTGCCCCCCTCCCAGTCGAATCTACTCGACCGAAAGAGAGCGCCGCCATACGGCGAGGCTCAACGCGCGGCTAGGTCGCGTATTTTGTTCAGTTTGATGGTCGTTGGCTGTCGCTGCTAACGATTGGTCAAATCCCGGATTCATTTAACGTGATCCTGAGCGAAGGCTGCCTCCCTTGTGTCATTTCGAGCGGAGTTTGCGGAGTCGAGAAATCTGTGGTGGCAGCGAAGGGGCCTCCGAGAGTCCCTTCGACTTCGCTCGGCACGCTTTTCGACGGTGGCAGCTTTCGCTCTAGGTGATGGTCAGGAATGCGTGCCACATCATGCTCGGCGCAATCGCGTTGCCGCGCAGTGAAATGATGCCCTGTCGCGGGGCGGTCGGCTGCTGTTATATGGCTGCTGGTGACTGGCGATGCCTAAGACGCTTCGGACCGAAACACATAGCGGCGTGCGCTCGATCGTTCTGACGCGCGCTTCTGAGTACAACACGATTACGCCCGAGTTGCGCGACGAGCTTGCCACTGCGATCGACGACGCTGACGCCGAGCCCGAGGTGCGCGTGATCCTGCTGCGGGCCGAGGGGCCGGCGTTCTGCGGCGGCTACGCGCTCGGCT
The genomic region above belongs to Candidatus Binataceae bacterium and contains:
- a CDS encoding cbb3-type cytochrome c oxidase subunit I, giving the protein MYRAQRLGLKYLTASMVMFGAMIAFGLLSAIYYVLPGFLLNVFNFSTAKIVHIDGLVIWMLMGFIGAIYWFLPQELEREVEGIGLAEILFWEFCAAVAVVVAVFITVQYGGANELSMWFINQGRKYVEAPRWAAIGIAIVAVVFAYNVIATTVAARRSTGIISVLIADLVPLVVLYLDAFPEMSNMSVDLFWWWWLVHLWVEATWEVLIGCIMAWTLIHLVGAARRVVESWLYVEVALVLGTGILGLGHHYFWIGTPRYWFAIGGFFSALEPLPLLGMVVHAVYDAGERHLEAANRPAFYWTLAEAFGNFLGAGVWGFMMTLPQINLYSHGTQWTASHGHFAFWGAYGCGVISVLYLAIGESRGSVALDGRVWKWSFALLNTGMLGMAGALLVAGIDQAFYERAIGGSTWNAFLSMEGRPWFNESMWARLAFGLVFAAGFAILAYDLIAVPKRERVESRQTMAAAGS
- a CDS encoding c-type cytochrome, whose translation is MYTQDPRFWRAGAIATTIFMSAVLAALTIDTLRQITPGGRHVPAYEVINRAVTYEYDPARGEYAPKIGAEELIFDHNYSADEAAAAIAKGKLVIQSRACIDCHTFFGNGAYYAPDLTRAWMDPIWARYPGPKRAEHLARFLMKPLRLGSRPMPDLHIQRDEAETVVAYLKWMSSVDSNGFPDRFGAAAAQ